The following coding sequences lie in one Apium graveolens cultivar Ventura chromosome 1, ASM990537v1, whole genome shotgun sequence genomic window:
- the LOC141723755 gene encoding xyloglucan galactosyltransferase KATAMARI1 homolog, with protein sequence MENGTILTKYCNRPLWFVLLSLCVLAFFSHRSSFLSYTKPFDTKMVKETDPERSARRSFDSCHGRYIYVHDLPSKFNVDIIKNCSALLRWSKNCDFLSNSGLGLEIEDSGETLQKRSWYATYQFMLEVIFHNRMKRYKCLTNDSTLASAIFVPFYPGLDVQRYLKDDPALRRDSNSIEVMKWLTAKGEWKKLQGRDHFFVAGRTTWDFRRSGDSQSGWGSILYELSETKNQTILGIESNRWSKNEFAIPYPTYFHPRHDSEIFQWQSKIKKIKRPYLYSFVGGLRPDSENSLRSMIINQCLISGRSCKFFDCQISNCKKPVNVMNMLQRSNFCLQPSGDTSTRRSTFDSMLAGCIPVFFDPKTAYIQYKWHLPKNYSRYSVYIPEKKLREGTVRIEMVLKNISNDQVSSMREEVIGLIPRIIYADPGSSLDTLEDAFDVAVRGVIQRVDRIKKKEEHGRKPSQM encoded by the coding sequence ATGGAGAATGGTACAATTCTAACAAAATACTGCAATAGACCACTCTGGTTTGTGTTGCTTAGCCTTTGTGTTCTTGCATTTTTCAGTCATCGCTCATCATTTTTATCTTATACTAAACCTTTCGATACGAAAATGGTGAAAGAAACAGACCCTGAACGAAGTGCTAGACGTAGTTTTGATTCGTGCCATGGTCGATACATTTATGTTCATGATCTACCTAGTAAATTCAATGTTGATATTATAAAGAATTGTTCGGCTCTTTTAAGATGGTCCAAGAACTGCGATTTCTTATCAAATTCGGGTTTAGGCTTGGAAATTGAAGATTCTGGTGAAACTCTCCAGAAAAGAAGCTGGTATGCGACATATCAATTCATGTTAGAAGTCATTTTTCATAACAGGATGAAAAGGTACAAGTGCTTGACAAATGACTCGACACTGGCATCCGCGATTTTTGTACCATTTTACCCTGGTCTAGACGTGCAACGATACCTAAAGGATGATCCAGCTTTAAGAAGAGATTCCAATTCTATTGAAGTGATGAAATGGCTAACCGCGAAAGGAGAATGGAAAAAGCTGCAGGGTCGAGATCATTTCTTTGTTGCAGGGAGAACAACGTGGGATTTTCGGAGAAGTGGTGACAGTCAATCAGGCTGGGGAAGTATTTTGTATGAACTTTCTGAAACTAAGAACCAGACGATTCTTGGAATCGAGTCAAATCGATGGAGCAAAAATGAATTTGCAATACCATATCCTACTTACTTCCATCCTAGGCATGATTCTGAAATATTCCAATGGCAAAGCAAGATCAAGAAGATAAAAAGGCCATACTTGTACTCTTTTGTAGGTGGTCTACGCCCTGATTCTGAGAATTCTCTTCGGAGTATGATCATAAACCAGTGTCTGATTTCCGGGAGAAGTTGCAAATTTTTCGATTGCCAGATTAGTAACTGCAAAAAGCCTGTTAATGTCATGAACATGCTTCAAAGGTCCAACTTCTGTCTGCAGCCTTCTGGAGATACGTCTACTAGGAGATCAACATTTGACTCCATGCTAGCAGGCTGCATACCAGTTTTCTTTGATCCGAAGACCGCTTACATACAGTACAAATGGCATTTACCAAAGAATTATTCAAGATATTCAGTGTATATACCTGAGAAGAAATTAAGAGAAGGGACAGTAAGAATTGAGATGGTTctgaagaacatatcaaatgacCAGGTGAGCAGCATGAGGGAAGAGGTCATAGGGCTGATTCCGCGCATAATTTACGCAGATCCTGGGTCTAGTTTAGACACACTTGAAGATGCATTTGATGTAGCAGTGAGGGGAGTCATTCAGAGAGTAGACAGAATAAAAAAGAAAGAAGAACATGGGAGGAAACCATCACAAATGTAG
- the LOC141676038 gene encoding uncharacterized protein LOC141676038 — MAFLSFLGRVLFVSVFILSAWQEYQDFGVDGGAAAKSLSPKFRTVSKHFTTQTGLKVPDFEIKLAVAAAIAFKGVGGLLFIFGSTIGAILLLTQQAILTPILYDFYNYDVDKAEFAQLFVKFTQNLALLGALFFFIGMKNSLPRRTLKKKVAAKSKTN; from the exons ATGGCGTTTTTGTCTTTCCTTGGCAGAGTTCTCTTTGTTTCTGTCTTCATTCTCTCCGCTTGGCAAGA GTATCAAGATTTTGGTGTAGATGGAGGAGCAGCAGCAAAGTCCCTCTCCCCAAAATTCCGTACTGTCTCAAAGCATTTTACTACCCAAACAGGGCTGAAAGTGCCAGATTTCGAA ATCAAATTAGCTGTTGCCGCAGCGATTGCCTTTAAGGGTGTTGGAGGGCTCCTATTTATCTTTGGAAGCACTATTGGGGCGATTCTTTTG cTTACGCAACAGGCAATTTTGACACCGATCTTGTACGACTTCTATAACTACGATGTTGACAAGGCAGAATTTGCTCAACTTTTTGTTAAGTTCACACAG AATTTAGCTCTTCTCGGGGCACTTTTCTTCTTCATCGGAATGAAGAATTCATTGCCGAGAAGGACACTCAAGAAAAAGGTGGCTGCCAAAAGCAAGACTAACTAA
- the LOC141714768 gene encoding xyloglucan galactosyltransferase KATAMARI1 homolog: MENWTLLTKYCKKPLWFVLLTLCVLAFFSHHSYFSYDTKPLYSRVSKEVDTRISKGVYREEGSRHEFDACIGRYIYVHDLPSKFNVDILKNCTSSVKWYNNICEYMSNFGLGPELKGSGKVLQKKSWYATNQFMLEVIFHNRMKKYKCLTNDSTLASAIFVPFYPGLDVGRYLWDDAGFDRDANSIELMKWLTEKSEWKKLQGQDHFFVAGRITWDFRRLTDIQTDWGNKLMVLPEAKNMTILGIESSPWTSNEFAIPYPTYFHPTRDSEVSRWQSKIKKTKRPYLYSFVGAPRPKSEDSIRSIIIKQCVASRRKCKFLDCNVKSCQNPGNVMSTLQKSNFCLQPSGDSYTRRSTFDSILAGCIPVFFHPGSAYIQYIWYFPKNYTKYSVFIPEKTLRDGTKSIETILRAIPNSQVRSMREEVIGLIPRVTYADPRSSLETLEDAFDTALRGVIKRVEIIKKVTEDGRNASVVEFLEEEHMIEKQLDSLFRQ, encoded by the coding sequence ATGGAGAACTGGACACTGCTAACTAAGTACTGCAAGAAACCACTCTGGTTTGTTTTGCTTACTCTTTGTGTTCTTGCATTTTTCAGTCATCATTCGTATTTCTCATACGATACTAAACCGTTGTATTCTAGAGTGTCGAAAGAAGTAGACACTAGAATATCAAAAGGAGTATACAGGGAAGAGGGTTCTAGGCATGAATTTGACGCGTGCATTGGTCGATACATTTATGTTCATGATCTTCCAAGTAAATTCAATGttgatattttaaagaattgtACGTCGAGTGTTAAGTGGTATAATAACATCTGTGAATACATGTCGAATTTTGGTCTAGGCCCTGAACTGAAAGGTTCTGGTAAAGTTCTCCAGAAGAAAAGCTGGTATGCGACGAATCAATTTATGTTAGAAGTCATTTTTCATAACAGGATGAAAAAGTACAAGTGCTTGACAAATGACTCAACATTGGCATCAGCAATTTTTGTACCGTTTTATCCTGGCCTAGACGTGGGACGATACTTATGGGATGATGCAGGTTTTGACAGAGATGCTAATTCTATTGAACTGATGAAATGGCTAACGGAGAAATCAGAATGGAAAAAGTTGCAGGGTCAGGATCATTTCTTCGTTGCTGGGAGAATTACATGGGATTTTCGGAGACTTACTGACATTCAAACAGACTGGGGAAATAAACTGATGGTATTGCCTGAGGCCAAGAACATGACAATTCTTGGGATTGAGTCAAGTCCATGGACCAGTAATGAGTTTGCGATACCATACCCTACTTATTTCCATCCTACGCGTGATTCAGAGGTATCCCGATGGCAAAGCAAGATTAAGAAAACCAAAAGGCCATACCTGTATTCTTTTGTGGGTGCTCCACGGCCTAAATCTGAAGATTCTATTCGGAGCATAATTATCAAGCAATGTGTAGCTTCCAGGAGAAAATGCAAATTCCTGGATTGTAATGTGAAAAGTTGCCAGAATCCTGGTAATGTCATGAGTACACTTCAAAAGTCCAACTTCTGTTTGCAGCCTTCTGGAGATTCATATACGCGTAGATCAACATTTGACTCGATCCTAGCAGGGTGCATTCCTGTTTTCTTCCATCCAGGGTCAGCTTACATTCAGTACATATGGTATTTTCCAAAGAACTATACAAAATATTCAGTGTTTATACCAGAGAAGACATTAAGAGATGGGACAAAAAGTATTGAGACTATTCTGAGAGCCATACCAAACAGCCAAGTGAGAAGCATGAGGGAAGAGGTCATTGGTTTGATACCACGCGTTACTTATGCAGATCCTCGGTCTAGTTTAGAGACACTCGAAGATGCATTTGATACAGCATTGAGAGGAGTTATTAAGAGAGTAGAGATAATCAAAAAGGTAACAGAAGATGGGAGGAATGCTAGTGTTGTTGAGTTTCTGGAAGAAGAGCACATGATTGAAAAACAATTGGATAGCCTCTTTAGGCAATGA